A stretch of the Bacillus sp. FJAT-18017 genome encodes the following:
- the obgE gene encoding GTPase ObgE, with amino-acid sequence MFVDQVKVYVKGGDGGDGMVAFRREKYVPNGGPAGGDGGKGANVVFQVEEGLSTLIDFRYKRHFKADRGEHGMSKNQHGRGAKDMIVKVPPGTVIYDEETNAIIADLVENGQTAVIAKGGRGGRGNSRFATPQNPAPELSEKGEPGQERNVILELKLLADCGLVGFPSVGKSTLLSVVSSAKPKIAEYHFTTIVPNLGVVETEDGRSFVMADLPGLIEGAHQGVGLGHQFLRHIERTRVIVHVIDMAATEGRDPFEDYTKINQELQQYNLRLTERPQIIVANKMDMPEAEENLKAFKEQIQEDYPIFPISAVTRQGLRDLLFAIADKIAETPEFPLHEEALEDTSVNRVVYKHENEPEQFKITRDPDGAYVISGDSLERLFKMTDFSRDESVRRFARQLRGMGVDDALRERGAQDGDIVRLLEFEFEFIE; translated from the coding sequence ATGTTTGTTGATCAGGTGAAAGTTTATGTAAAAGGCGGGGATGGCGGCGATGGTATGGTCGCGTTCCGCCGTGAAAAATATGTGCCCAATGGAGGCCCTGCTGGCGGTGACGGCGGCAAGGGAGCCAACGTTGTTTTCCAGGTTGAAGAAGGCCTCAGCACTCTGATAGATTTCCGCTATAAGCGCCACTTTAAGGCTGACCGCGGCGAACACGGCATGTCGAAAAACCAGCATGGGCGTGGTGCCAAGGATATGATTGTCAAGGTCCCGCCTGGCACAGTCATCTATGATGAAGAAACGAATGCGATCATCGCCGACCTTGTAGAAAATGGCCAAACTGCCGTTATCGCAAAGGGAGGCCGTGGAGGACGCGGCAATTCACGGTTTGCTACTCCGCAAAATCCAGCTCCCGAGCTTTCCGAAAAAGGAGAGCCAGGCCAGGAGAGGAACGTTATACTCGAATTGAAGCTGCTTGCTGACTGCGGGCTAGTCGGTTTTCCAAGTGTCGGAAAATCCACGCTTCTTTCTGTTGTATCCTCAGCAAAGCCGAAGATTGCCGAATACCATTTTACAACAATCGTACCGAACCTCGGTGTTGTTGAAACGGAAGATGGCCGCAGTTTTGTAATGGCAGACCTTCCAGGCTTGATTGAAGGTGCCCATCAGGGAGTTGGCCTGGGACATCAGTTCCTGCGCCATATCGAGCGGACCAGAGTTATTGTCCATGTGATTGACATGGCGGCGACAGAAGGCCGGGATCCGTTTGAGGATTATACGAAAATTAATCAGGAACTTCAGCAATACAATCTTAGGCTGACCGAGCGTCCGCAAATCATTGTTGCAAACAAGATGGACATGCCGGAAGCAGAGGAAAACCTGAAGGCTTTCAAGGAGCAAATCCAGGAAGATTATCCTATTTTCCCAATCTCCGCGGTTACTAGGCAGGGGCTGAGGGATTTGCTGTTTGCCATCGCTGATAAAATTGCTGAAACACCTGAATTCCCGCTCCATGAAGAAGCACTTGAGGATACAAGTGTGAACAGGGTTGTTTATAAGCATGAGAACGAGCCGGAGCAATTCAAAATTACCAGAGATCCAGATGGCGCTTATGTTATTTCTGGTGACAGTCTAGAAAGATTGTTCAAAATGACGGACTTCTCCCGTGATGAGTCGGTTCGCCGCTTTGCCCGCCAGCTGCGCGGCATGGGTGTCGATGATGCACTAAGGGAGCGCGGTGCCCAGGATGGCGACATTGTCAGGCTGCTTGAATTTGAATTTGAGTTTATTGAGTAA
- a CDS encoding ACT domain-containing protein: MSYKKGDLKFYLVREDVLPEAMKKTIDAKELLERGKALNVGEAVRQVDLSRSAFYKYKDTVYPFSQIVKDRLVTLVFHLEDRSGTLSQLLGIVANAGCNVLSINQSIPLQGRAVVTLSLNIKEIKVEIEDLLETLKQLEYVESVEILGTGA, encoded by the coding sequence TTGAGTTATAAAAAGGGAGATTTGAAATTTTATCTGGTCAGGGAAGATGTATTGCCGGAAGCGATGAAGAAGACCATTGATGCAAAGGAACTGCTTGAACGTGGCAAAGCTTTGAATGTTGGCGAAGCTGTCCGCCAGGTTGACCTTAGCCGGAGTGCTTTTTACAAGTACAAGGATACGGTCTATCCATTTTCACAAATTGTGAAGGATCGGCTTGTCACGCTCGTTTTCCATTTGGAGGATCGTTCCGGCACGCTATCGCAGCTGCTTGGCATAGTTGCAAATGCCGGCTGCAATGTCTTGTCCATCAATCAATCCATCCCACTTCAAGGTAGAGCGGTTGTTACCCTTTCCCTTAATATCAAAGAAATTAAGGTGGAAATAGAAGACTTGCTTGAAACCTTAAAGCAGCTTGAATACGTTGAAAGTGTCGAAATACTCGGCACAGGAGCTTAA
- a CDS encoding Spo0B C-terminal domain-containing protein: MEKNWDLVEVLRYSRHDWLNRLQLIKGNLDLDRMDCAKAVIDKIIIETQQESKLSNLKMPELASQLLRANWEGHHFTLEYEVLYEQQAEPVDETAITEWVAEFFSILDQSVEPYQENSLSICLNQVEDGVSFNFDFSGIIKETKLLGELLQKGSGLKISVRELTREELDVEVFVPFC, encoded by the coding sequence ATGGAAAAGAATTGGGATCTTGTTGAAGTTCTCAGGTATTCCCGACATGACTGGCTGAACAGGCTGCAGCTGATAAAAGGGAATCTTGATTTGGATCGGATGGATTGTGCAAAAGCTGTGATTGATAAAATCATTATTGAGACTCAACAGGAATCGAAGCTTTCGAATCTTAAAATGCCTGAGCTTGCATCTCAGCTGCTAAGAGCAAATTGGGAAGGACACCATTTCACGCTTGAATACGAGGTTTTGTACGAACAACAAGCAGAGCCGGTTGATGAAACTGCGATTACAGAGTGGGTGGCTGAATTCTTTTCCATATTGGATCAATCTGTTGAACCTTACCAGGAGAACAGCCTCTCCATCTGCCTGAACCAGGTCGAGGATGGAGTAAGTTTCAATTTTGATTTTAGCGGAATAATAAAAGAGACGAAGCTGCTTGGCGAACTCCTTCAGAAAGGCAGCGGCTTGAAAATTTCTGTAAGGGAGCTTACCCGCGAGGAGCTCGATGTAGAGGTTTTTGTGCCGTTCTGCTAA
- a CDS encoding transcription repressor NadR: MGEQKKLLGDERRAIILSLLKDSNEPITGSELAARANVSRQIIVGDITLLKAKSEPIIATSQGYLYLKQNTQAPVYEKTIACFHAPDKTEQELIAIVDEGVTVKDVKIEHPVYGDLTASIMVSNRPEVSKFMTKVRETNASFLSELTGGYHLHTLTAGSKEALERAEQTLHKAGFLITN, from the coding sequence ATGGGTGAACAAAAGAAATTGCTTGGAGATGAGCGGAGAGCGATTATTTTGTCGCTTTTGAAGGATAGTAACGAGCCGATTACAGGCAGCGAGCTGGCGGCTAGGGCAAATGTCAGCAGACAAATCATTGTAGGTGACATCACGCTTCTAAAAGCCAAAAGCGAACCGATCATCGCGACAAGCCAGGGATATTTGTATTTGAAACAAAATACTCAGGCGCCTGTTTATGAAAAGACCATAGCCTGCTTCCATGCTCCTGATAAAACAGAGCAGGAATTAATCGCCATCGTGGACGAAGGAGTCACCGTTAAGGATGTCAAAATCGAACATCCTGTCTACGGAGACCTGACAGCATCAATCATGGTCTCGAATCGCCCAGAGGTTTCAAAATTCATGACGAAGGTCAGGGAAACGAATGCTTCCTTCCTATCCGAACTGACTGGCGGTTATCATTTGCACACGCTGACCGCTGGTTCTAAGGAAGCACTTGAAAGAGCTGAACAAACCCTTCATAAGGCCGGGTTCCTGATTACAAATTAG